From a single Devosia litorisediminis genomic region:
- a CDS encoding bifunctional diguanylate cyclase/phosphodiesterase: MAIGTSVAVTKTGKIVGEYRHSWLRPTLLPALLALVVLIIGGVYLDAQSTTINRERARAAVLTELALIRAKLEGNINANIQLVRGLVSTISTEPDAMTPERFEKLAQHLFAEQSQLRSVAIAPDMIITMTYPLAGNERAIGLNYREVPAQRGAAFLARATGRLVLAGPVDLVQGGRGFVSRFPVYVDSVNGRRFWGLVAAVVDVDELYADSGLTDAGLDIQISLTGEDAAEQRLPPFFGPDLRTATPVTAEIALPYGFWTISAVPKGGWDAATGDNWLLRLAIIGAGLLILVPIVVTGHLVGERKLHFFALKGREAELSRMSRRLELALDVSKVGVWELDMASGQETWDDRTNELYGRLSDGGPRTHEDWKAVVHPDDQQRAEDEFRRMIDEDGRYESDYRVMLADGSVRHVRSVAKLYCAPGAPKKVLGVNWDVTADVELNLELKRATAMTQARNAELESARVRIEHNALHDSLTGLPNRRYLDEMLNGLTNKGFAKDQSVALLHIDLDRFKQINDTLGHAAGDAMLIHASAVLRAKCRDNDFVARIGGDEFVVLTTVDDSHDELAALADRIVRQMRQPVTYEGHECRFGVSIGIAKASGSDLKGKQLLINADIALYRAKARGRNCFEFFSDALQAEVVNTKRVADEILTGLERNEFIAFYQPQFDARTLDVVGVEALARWQHPTEGIKAPDSFIPVAEELNVMATIDRLILEQSLAALDAWEAKGLIVPRASVNVSLRRLHDEELITSLRKLDITPGRISFELVESIYLDDNDAVVSWNIDQIKDLGIDVEIDDFGTGYASIVSLQKLRPTRLKIDRQLVMPILKDLPQRQLLTSIIDIGKSMGIEVVAEGVETMEHAAILRDLGCDILQGYAFAPALSAKDLEAFLTKQSWRQAS, encoded by the coding sequence ATGGCCATTGGGACTAGCGTTGCCGTGACCAAGACCGGGAAAATTGTGGGCGAGTATCGACATAGCTGGTTGCGGCCGACCCTGCTGCCCGCCTTGCTGGCTCTTGTGGTCTTGATAATCGGCGGTGTTTATCTCGACGCGCAGAGCACAACCATTAATCGAGAGCGAGCGCGCGCGGCAGTTTTGACCGAACTGGCGTTGATCCGCGCCAAGCTCGAAGGCAATATCAACGCCAATATCCAGTTGGTACGCGGGCTGGTTTCGACGATCTCCACCGAGCCTGACGCGATGACGCCGGAGCGCTTCGAGAAGTTGGCGCAGCACCTGTTTGCCGAGCAGAGCCAATTGCGTTCTGTAGCCATCGCTCCGGACATGATCATCACTATGACCTATCCGCTTGCCGGCAATGAGCGGGCCATCGGTTTGAACTATCGCGAGGTACCAGCGCAACGGGGCGCGGCTTTTCTTGCCCGGGCCACAGGCCGCCTCGTTCTGGCCGGTCCGGTTGACCTGGTGCAGGGTGGGCGCGGATTCGTCAGCCGCTTTCCCGTCTATGTCGACAGCGTCAATGGCCGCCGGTTCTGGGGTCTGGTCGCCGCGGTGGTTGATGTCGATGAACTCTATGCCGACAGCGGGCTGACCGATGCCGGCCTCGATATCCAAATTTCGCTGACTGGCGAAGATGCTGCCGAGCAGAGGCTGCCGCCGTTCTTTGGACCAGATTTGCGAACAGCGACCCCGGTGACAGCTGAAATCGCCCTGCCCTATGGCTTCTGGACGATATCTGCAGTGCCCAAAGGCGGCTGGGATGCCGCGACCGGCGACAACTGGCTGCTGCGATTGGCCATTATTGGCGCGGGCCTTCTGATCCTGGTGCCCATTGTCGTCACCGGCCATCTGGTGGGCGAGCGTAAACTGCATTTCTTCGCGCTCAAGGGGCGCGAAGCCGAGCTGAGCCGCATGTCGCGCCGACTGGAACTGGCGCTGGACGTCTCCAAGGTGGGCGTGTGGGAACTGGATATGGCCAGCGGGCAGGAAACCTGGGACGACCGCACAAACGAGCTTTATGGCCGATTGTCAGATGGCGGTCCGCGTACCCACGAAGACTGGAAAGCGGTGGTGCATCCGGATGATCAGCAACGTGCGGAAGACGAATTCCGCCGCATGATCGATGAAGATGGCCGCTATGAATCCGACTATCGCGTGATGCTTGCCGATGGCAGCGTGCGCCATGTGCGCTCAGTTGCCAAGCTATACTGCGCGCCTGGCGCACCCAAGAAGGTGCTGGGTGTGAATTGGGACGTGACAGCCGATGTCGAGTTGAACCTCGAGCTCAAGCGCGCGACGGCAATGACCCAGGCGCGCAATGCGGAGCTGGAATCGGCACGCGTGCGTATCGAGCACAACGCGCTGCACGATAGCCTGACCGGCCTGCCCAATCGCCGCTATCTCGACGAGATGCTGAATGGGCTGACCAATAAGGGGTTCGCCAAAGATCAATCGGTGGCGCTGCTGCACATCGATCTGGATCGCTTCAAGCAGATCAACGACACGCTGGGGCATGCGGCAGGCGACGCCATGTTGATTCATGCCAGCGCCGTACTGCGCGCCAAGTGTCGTGACAATGATTTCGTGGCCCGTATCGGCGGCGATGAGTTCGTGGTGCTGACTACGGTTGATGACAGCCATGACGAGTTGGCGGCGCTGGCGGATCGCATTGTGCGCCAGATGCGTCAGCCCGTCACCTATGAGGGTCACGAGTGCCGCTTCGGCGTCAGTATCGGCATTGCCAAGGCGTCTGGAAGCGACCTCAAAGGCAAGCAATTGCTGATCAACGCGGATATTGCGCTGTATCGGGCCAAGGCGCGCGGACGCAATTGCTTCGAGTTCTTCTCGGATGCTCTTCAGGCCGAAGTGGTCAACACCAAGCGCGTTGCCGACGAAATCCTGACCGGGCTGGAGCGCAACGAGTTCATCGCCTTCTACCAACCGCAATTTGATGCCCGCACGCTCGACGTCGTCGGCGTGGAAGCGCTGGCCCGGTGGCAGCATCCGACCGAAGGCATCAAAGCCCCCGACAGTTTCATTCCGGTGGCTGAAGAGCTCAATGTCATGGCGACGATTGATCGGTTGATCCTGGAACAATCGCTGGCCGCACTTGATGCCTGGGAAGCCAAGGGGCTGATCGTGCCGCGTGCCTCGGTCAACGTCTCGTTGCGCCGGCTGCATGATGAAGAACTGATCACCAGTCTGCGCAAACTCGACATCACGCCCGGTCGGATTTCGTTTGAACTGGTGGAGTCGATCTACCTCGATGACAATGACGCTGTAGTCAGTTGGAACATCGACCAGATCAAGGATCTGGGCATTGATGTCGAGATCGACGACTTCGGCACCGGCTATGCCTCAATCGTGTCCCTGCAGAAGCTGCGCCCGACCCGGCTCAAGATTGACCGCCAACTGGTCATGCCGATTCTCAAGGACCTGCCGCAGCGCCAATTGCTGACCTCGATCATCGACATCGGTAAATCCATGGGCATCGAGGTTGTCGCCGAAGGCGTTGAAACCATGGAGCATGCCGCGATCCTGCGTGATCTGGGCTGCGATATCCTGCAGGGCTATGCCTTTGCTCCTGCGCTCAGCGCGAAGGATCTCGAAGCGTTCCTGACCAAACAATCCTGGCGTCAGGCGTCCTAG